The proteins below are encoded in one region of Micromonospora yangpuensis:
- a CDS encoding AI-2E family transporter, with protein MSETDGRRTAHRAMIVIGLVLATLLSLALLWITRRVLGWLVLAAFFATALKPLVDRLERRLVRRRALATLLVFVATFTVFTALAAVIVVPLLDEITHAVDRAPTLLAQAREGQGPVGAVLDRLNLSRYVATHSGQIDQYADQLRRPALDLLRGAAETVIAMISVTVLAYLMVLEAPRLIRCTLDLVGPGPGERLRRVGRAVSRTVTGYLTGNLLISVICGGLTFVVLVLMGVPFAAVIALLVAIADLIPLVGATLGALIAAGAGFVHSPTAGIVVLVFFVVYQQVENHLLQPVIMSRAVRLNPLTVLVSVFLAADLAGVLGALLAIPAAGIVQILLREFAPARPWLRSGRTGKPVGRSGRTGKPASGPVGDDSAATGGHLG; from the coding sequence ATGAGCGAGACCGACGGTCGACGCACCGCCCACCGGGCGATGATCGTCATCGGGCTGGTGCTGGCCACCCTGCTCAGCCTGGCGCTGCTCTGGATCACCCGACGGGTGCTGGGCTGGCTGGTGCTCGCCGCGTTCTTCGCGACCGCCCTCAAACCGCTGGTCGACCGCCTGGAGCGCCGACTCGTCCGACGCCGCGCGCTGGCGACGCTGCTGGTCTTCGTGGCCACCTTCACCGTGTTCACCGCGCTGGCAGCGGTGATCGTCGTGCCGCTGTTGGACGAGATCACCCATGCCGTCGACCGGGCCCCGACGCTGCTCGCCCAGGCTCGCGAGGGGCAGGGCCCGGTCGGGGCGGTGCTGGACCGGCTGAATCTGAGCCGGTACGTGGCCACCCACTCCGGCCAGATCGACCAGTACGCCGACCAACTGCGCCGACCCGCCCTGGACCTGCTGCGCGGCGCGGCGGAGACGGTGATCGCCATGATCAGCGTGACGGTGCTGGCGTACCTGATGGTGTTGGAGGCGCCGCGGCTGATCCGCTGCACCCTCGACCTGGTCGGCCCCGGCCCGGGTGAGCGGCTACGACGGGTCGGGCGAGCGGTCTCGCGTACCGTGACCGGCTACCTCACCGGCAACCTGCTGATCAGCGTGATCTGCGGCGGGCTGACCTTTGTCGTCCTGGTCCTGATGGGGGTGCCGTTCGCCGCGGTGATCGCGCTGCTGGTGGCGATCGCCGACCTCATCCCGCTGGTCGGGGCGACCCTCGGCGCCCTGATCGCGGCGGGCGCCGGGTTCGTCCACTCGCCCACCGCCGGCATCGTGGTGCTGGTCTTCTTCGTGGTCTACCAACAGGTGGAGAACCACCTGCTGCAACCGGTGATCATGTCCCGGGCGGTCCGGCTGAACCCGCTGACCGTGCTGGTGAGCGTCTTCCTGGCCGCCGATCTGGCCGGGGTACTCGGCGCGCTGCTGGCCATCCCGGCCGCCGGGATCGTCCAGATCCTGCTCCGCGAGTTCGCCCCGGCCCGGCCCTGGCTGCGGTCCGGCCGCACCGGGAAGCCCGTTGGCAGGTCCGGGCGCACCGGGAAGCCCGCGTCCGGGCCGGTCGGCGACGACTCAGCGGCGACGGGCGGGCACCTCGGGTGA
- a CDS encoding STAS domain-containing protein, with protein sequence MPPQLLSIEVTRLDAGRARLRLAGELDFDTAPELIAVGAELRREGHQELLVDLTGVTLCDSSGLSAFLVMHRGGSGAIRLTGMSPQLQQLLDRTGLAELLAVQHSDVTHHGITDGDRAVG encoded by the coding sequence ATGCCGCCGCAACTGCTGTCCATCGAGGTGACCCGGCTGGACGCCGGGCGCGCCCGGCTGCGGCTGGCCGGAGAGCTGGATTTCGACACCGCGCCGGAGCTCATCGCCGTCGGTGCCGAGCTGCGCCGGGAGGGTCACCAGGAGCTGCTGGTCGACCTGACCGGGGTCACTCTCTGCGATTCCTCCGGGTTGAGTGCCTTCCTGGTGATGCACCGTGGCGGCTCCGGCGCGATCCGGCTGACCGGGATGAGCCCGCAGCTCCAGCAACTGCTGGACCGCACCGGTCTGGCCGAGCTGCTGGCCGTGCAGCACAGCGACGTGACACACCACGGCATCACCGACGGGGACCGCGCGGTCGGCTGA
- a CDS encoding STAS domain-containing protein, translating to MILVLPGRKPEATPLGLVVDRTDPNAPLIRVSGDLAFATAGPLRVEIDRMLVDHPPAIVLDFGELLFIDSTGLSVIVHAWREGQQGGTAIQLRSTPRFLTTILDMTGVTGLLARPLAASGGYRSPTAGRAPSPPAASA from the coding sequence GTGATCTTGGTACTCCCTGGGCGGAAGCCGGAGGCGACACCCCTGGGTCTCGTTGTCGACCGGACGGATCCGAACGCACCCCTGATCCGGGTCAGCGGCGACCTCGCGTTCGCCACGGCCGGGCCGCTGCGGGTCGAGATCGACCGGATGCTCGTCGACCACCCACCCGCCATCGTGCTGGACTTCGGCGAGCTGCTCTTCATCGACAGCACCGGCCTGTCGGTGATCGTGCACGCCTGGCGGGAGGGCCAGCAGGGTGGCACCGCCATCCAGCTGCGTTCCACGCCCCGGTTCCTGACCACGATCCTGGACATGACCGGCGTCACCGGCCTACTCGCCCGCCCCCTGGCCGCCTCCGGCGGGTACCGGTCGCCGACGGCCGGCCGGGCACCGTCACCACCGGCTGCCTCCGCGTAG